From Toxorhynchites rutilus septentrionalis strain SRP chromosome 2, ASM2978413v1, whole genome shotgun sequence, a single genomic window includes:
- the LOC129770431 gene encoding uncharacterized protein LOC129770431 codes for MAVKNADRQFILEFIEVYRSLPALWDIKCKDYTNRLKKIEQYDVLIEKYRENAPDADKQDVIKKINSLRTNFRKELKRIRDAEKSGAGAEEVEPTLWYFEQMRFLQNQETPTASISSMNPVLDSGHTYCEDAGIEVIDNINYGGASTEINTQLGPLKKRKKTGNITDELMELACKRLQKSPDDHDTIAAAWGVELKKMEPIQQMLAKKFINEILFEGQMGTLHRDSVVINNPPRSFTPVNVEYISSPSHQYLEVDEQNTKPHFVTFQ; via the exons ATGGCCGTCAAAAACGCCGACAGGCAATTTATTCTCGAGTTTATCGAGGTTTACCGTTCACTCCCGGCATTATGGGACATCAAGTGCAAGGATTACACAAACcgtctaaagaaaattgaaCAGTATGACGTGCTGATAGAGAAATACAGAGAAAATGCTCCCGATGCCGACAAACAAgatgttataaaaaaaattaattctttgCGGACCAACTTCCGGAAAGAGCTGAAGAGGATTCGAGACGCAGAAAAAAGTGGTGCAGGTGCAGAGGAAGTTGAACCCACGCTGTGGTATTTCGAACAAATGAGATTTCTTCAGAACCAGGAAACACCAACCGCTTCAATCAGTTCGATGAACCCGGTTCTAGATTCTGGACACACTTATTGTGAAGATGCAGGGATCGAGGTCATTGACAATATAAATTATGGAGGAGCTTCTACAGAGATCAAT ACTCAACTTGGACCACTCAAGAAGAGAAAGAAAACAGGAAATATAACAGATGAGCTGATGGAACTGGCTTGCAAACGCCTCCAAAAATCACCTGACGATCACGATACAATAGCTGCAGCTTGGGGAGTAGAACTTAAAAAAATGGAGCCCATTCAGCAGATGTTAGCGAAGAAGTTCatcaatgaaatattattcGAGGGACAAATGGGAACATTACACCGTGACTCGGTGGTTATCAATAACCCCCCACGATCGTTCACTCCAGTCAATGTTGAATATATCTCATCACCCAGCCACCAATACCTAGAAGTTGATGAGCAGAACACGAAACCCCATTTTGTTACTtttcaataa